DNA sequence from the Anaerolineae bacterium genome:
TTCCTCCGGACGGTAGAAAACCTTGCCCTTCTCTACAGAGCTAACGGTGGTGATGCGGTCGAGCTCTGCCATCTCCTTAGGGCTTAGATCCTGGAAGATCTCCATCTCTTGCAGATAAGCGAGCTTGTCCAGGTCCATAACCCAGTCTGCCTTCAAGATGCAGGTTAGCTGTCATTGGAATTCGTTACGGAATGAGCTTGAGCATCCGCCCGGCATAGGCGAACGCTTCCAGAGCTGTGTCGATGTCCTCTTTGGTGTGCGCAGCCGTGACGTTGGCGCGAATGCGGCTGGTCCCTACGGGCACCGCTGGCGGGAGCACCGGTAGGGCGAACACCCCGTTATCTTGCAGCAGCTTGGTCATATAGATGGCGTTCTCGTCCGAGCCGACGATGACAGGGATGATGGGAGTCTGGGTACAGCCCGTGTTAAAGCCCAGCGCCTTGAGCCCGCTGATGAAGTGCTCGACGTTGCGTTGGAGCTTGGCCCTAAGCGCGGGTCCCTCTTCCTCCATGACCTCGAACGCAGCGATGGCCGCGGCACAGATGGCCGGAGGCAGCGAGGCGGAGAAGACGAAGCCGCGAGCAGTGTGCTTCAGATAGGTGATGGTGTCCCGATCAGCAGCCACGTATCCGCCGATGGCTGGGATGGTCTTAGACAGTGTGCCCATCTTGATATCTACCGTTCCCTCCATCCCGAAATGCTCCTCGATGCCGCGTCCGTTCTTCCCCAAAACCCCCAGACTGTGAGCCTCGTCCACCATCAAGCGCGCGTGATAGCGGCGGCATAGCTCCACCACCTCGGGTAGTGGCGTGATGTCGCCGTCCATGCTGTACACCGCGTCCACCACGACCAGGCGGGTCTGTTTATCTTGCGTCTTGATCAAGCATCGTTCCAGGTCCGCCATGTCGTTGTGTCGGAAGCGGAGGAACTCGGCGCGCGAGAGGAGACAGCCATCCACGATTGAGGCGTGATCCCACTTGTCGCAGATAACGGCGTCGTTGCGGCCGACCAAGGTTGAGATGGTGGAGACGTTGGTCACGTAGCCGCTTGAATAAGTGATGGCGTCATCAGTCCCCTTAAAACGGGCGATCCGCTCTTCTAGCTCGCGGTGAAGGGTGAGGGTGCCTCCCAACAGGCGCACGCCATGAGTTCCCGTCCCGAATTGTTCGATCGCCGCGCGGGCTGCCTGGTTGATCTTCGGGTGGTTGAGTAGGCCCAGGTAGCTGTAAGTGGCGAACATCAGCTTGGGCTTCCCGTCCACCCACACACGCGCGCCATCTATCTTTTCCACCGGCTGAAGATAGTAGTAGAGCCCTTCTTCCTTGCCCCATTCGACGCGTT
Encoded proteins:
- a CDS encoding pyridoxal phosphate-dependent aminotransferase family protein, translated to MKIESALDWRIAEVVKRVEWGKEEGLYYYLQPVEKIDGARVWVDGKPKLMFATYSYLGLLNHPKINQAARAAIEQFGTGTHGVRLLGGTLTLHRELEERIARFKGTDDAITYSSGYVTNVSTISTLVGRNDAVICDKWDHASIVDGCLLSRAEFLRFRHNDMADLERCLIKTQDKQTRLVVVDAVYSMDGDITPLPEVVELCRRYHARLMVDEAHSLGVLGKNGRGIEEHFGMEGTVDIKMGTLSKTIPAIGGYVAADRDTITYLKHTARGFVFSASLPPAICAAAIAAFEVMEEEGPALRAKLQRNVEHFISGLKALGFNTGCTQTPIIPVIVGSDENAIYMTKLLQDNGVFALPVLPPAVPVGTSRIRANVTAAHTKEDIDTALEAFAYAGRMLKLIP